ATCCGTTTCTAGCCATGATGAATATTGTGTTTCTCTATCTAATATGTATTTGATATGCGACAATAACGTAATCAAATTCGGAAAGGGAGCATATCATGAGTACTGACCATGTGGTAATTATTGGGGCAGGTATAGCAGGACTCTCTGCAGCCTCCTATCTCGCTCGTAGTGGCTATAACGTAACCGTGCTGGAGCGTCATGCCCTGCCAGGTGGTCTCTGTACCTCTTGGAAACGAGGTCAGTACACCATCGACTACTGTGTACACTGGCTCATGGGAACCAAGGAAGGTTCTGAGTTCAACCAACTCTGGAAGGACCTTGGGGCTTTTACCAATGATGATGGCTCTACGGTACCGATTGTCAACTTTGACCAGTTTTCCACGATGGGGCTCTCCAAAGGTGATTCCATTACCCTCTACAGTGACCTTGAAGCCTTGGAAAAGGAACTGCTTCGCTATGGAGATGAAGACCGGAAGGAAGTACATGCATTCGTAGCCAGTTTGAAGAAACTGGGTACCAGATTTTCTGATGAAAAACCGAACATTCTTGGTTCCATCTCCCAATTCCTCACCCTGTTCAAGCACCTCCAACCAATGAAGGAGTACTCAAAGCGATTCAAGAGCCGGATACTACAAGAGCTTTTCTCTACTGAAATTCCAGAGGATTGGTCCCTGATAGCACTCACATTAGGGCTCTCCCAGCAACCGTACCAATGCGCCGGCTATCCAGTTGGAGGTTCCCTGAACCTCGCCAAAAACATAGAGAGAGAAGCAAAGCGGCTTGGAGCCACATTCAGATATAACAGCACGGTGGAGCGCATAGTAGTGGAGGATGGCGTTGCCAAGGGTGTGACACTTCGCGGAGGAGAACAGGTTGAAGCTGATTATGTGATCAGCGCAGCAGATGGCCATACCACGCTCTTTGGCATGCTTGAAGGCAAGTACCTCTCCAAGCCTTACCAGAGGGCCTATGAAAGCTATCCTCTTTTCCCATCCAGCATCATGGTTGCCTTGGGCCTCAAAGGTGATTATTCTGGGTACCCTCATGAAAGTTCCCCCTATTTCAAAGAACCGATTACATTGTTTGATGGCACCACCCATAATCGATTCAATCTTAATATCTATCACTACG
The sequence above is drawn from the uncultured Sphaerochaeta sp. genome and encodes:
- a CDS encoding NAD(P)/FAD-dependent oxidoreductase produces the protein MSTDHVVIIGAGIAGLSAASYLARSGYNVTVLERHALPGGLCTSWKRGQYTIDYCVHWLMGTKEGSEFNQLWKDLGAFTNDDGSTVPIVNFDQFSTMGLSKGDSITLYSDLEALEKELLRYGDEDRKEVHAFVASLKKLGTRFSDEKPNILGSISQFLTLFKHLQPMKEYSKRFKSRILQELFSTEIPEDWSLIALTLGLSQQPYQCAGYPVGGSLNLAKNIEREAKRLGATFRYNSTVERIVVEDGVAKGVTLRGGEQVEADYVISAADGHTTLFGMLEGKYLSKPYQRAYESYPLFPSSIMVALGLKGDYSGYPHESSPYFKEPITLFDGTTHNRFNLNIYHYDPTLAPKGKTLITVMFNTWEGEQWQQLATEHPKQYEEEKKRLSEQVIDRLSRIIGPLEDKVEMVDVSTPHSVIRYTGNWQGSFEGFAPTKATLSKSLSKTLPGLKHFAMIGQWTTPGGGLPTAAKDGVDIAKRLCKEHGKPFVAKLS